One Mesorhizobium loti genomic window carries:
- a CDS encoding pas sensor protein, whose protein sequence is MAERIGSFGWSATSIGPVSSWPTELKTLVDLILGSAQPMFVVWGQDRIWLYNDAFIPILGRKHPTALGLPSQQVWAEAWETIGPMFDLVYQGQSVHMDDIEIRIDKHGAPEETHFAFSYNPVTQPETGTTGGLFGVCTETTDRFRAEKRERLAAERHIHLFEQAPGFIIIMCGRDHVVEFVNDAHRQVFNSGDWLSKPIRDAVPSMDGQGFFERLDDVFKSGTTFEAQGVPVRFRRSADSPEETRYLTFIYAPLYDGGNIITGIFCEGFDVTETFRARKRSAALAELGDVVRLVEDPDELAYAAAEIIGRELDVSRAGYGTIDLANETISIERDWNAPGIKSLAGVLHFRDYGTYIDDLKRGITVVLEDADKDPRTSRNPEALKAISAQSLINMPVTERGGFVALLYLNHNRPRSWSEEEIEFVREMAERTRTAVERRRAQAELRQNEGRLRFLDGLGKETSRSTDADAVLEITTRMLGEHLGVAICAYADMEPDQDHFTIRGDWHRQGSSSIVGYYSLRDFGELAVLRLHQGLPLIINDNRAELAPEEAATFQNIGIAATICMPLVKEGRLTALMAIHDSAPRVWTQNELALLTEVTERSWAHIERVRSDQGAAETAERLSLATQAAAIGIWDYDPVADHLRWDAQCRALFGITSADEVSYEGSFIAGLHPDDRIRADEAVRRAIAPDSLEGFNIEYRTIGLEDGIERWVAASGHAIFEASKAIRFIGTVIDISDRKKAERHLKIMNDTGAAVAAELDLDKIVQITTDAGVELSGAQFGAFFYNVLDDQGGSYMLYALSGAPRSAFQNYPMPRATAMFEPTFLGTGVVRSDDILKDPRYGKNAPRKGMPEGHLPVRSYLAVPVVSNSGEVLGGLFFGHAETGKFRPEHESALLGIAGHAATAIDNARLFQSSERELAERRRAEAALQTLNATLEQRVIDEVAERSKTEEQLRQVQKMEAVGQLTGGIAHDFNNMLAVIIGGLNLLQRKLTKGETDVGRFVEGAMDGAHRAAALTQRLLAFSRQQPLKPEPINANRLVGGMTDLLMRTLGETIKVETAFGAGLWQVKADPSQLESALLNLSVNARDAMPNGGKLTIETSNAYVDERYARESAIAAGQFVLIAVTDTGTGMTPDVLAKAFDPFYTTKGVGKGTGLGLSQVYGFVRQSGGNVRIYSEPGVGTTIKIYLPRHYGSTNQDTPELKPRSIDGGLPSEIVMVVEDEDRVRAVSAEALRELGYTVVEAIGPNEAIKMIEAGQQLSLLFTDVVMPEMSGRQLADILRKDNPKLKILYTTGYTRNAIVHNGILDPGTQLLPKPFSLEDLAEKVRTILDDPS, encoded by the coding sequence ATGGCTGAGCGTATCGGCTCGTTTGGCTGGAGCGCTACATCTATTGGGCCGGTGTCTTCATGGCCCACAGAGCTGAAGACACTCGTCGATCTCATTCTAGGCTCTGCGCAACCTATGTTCGTCGTCTGGGGCCAGGACCGCATCTGGCTCTACAACGATGCCTTCATCCCTATCCTTGGCCGCAAGCACCCGACCGCTCTCGGCCTGCCCAGCCAACAGGTCTGGGCAGAGGCATGGGAGACGATCGGCCCGATGTTTGATCTGGTTTACCAGGGCCAGTCAGTCCATATGGACGACATTGAGATCCGGATCGACAAGCACGGCGCGCCGGAAGAGACCCATTTCGCCTTCTCCTACAACCCGGTCACACAGCCGGAGACTGGGACGACCGGCGGCCTGTTTGGCGTCTGCACGGAAACCACGGATCGCTTCCGGGCCGAAAAGCGCGAACGCCTCGCTGCTGAACGTCATATCCATCTGTTCGAACAAGCACCAGGCTTCATCATTATCATGTGCGGTCGCGACCATGTCGTTGAATTCGTGAATGACGCCCATCGCCAGGTTTTCAACAGCGGCGATTGGCTCTCGAAGCCCATTCGGGATGCCGTTCCCAGTATGGATGGACAAGGTTTTTTTGAGCGGCTGGACGACGTCTTCAAAAGCGGCACGACTTTTGAAGCGCAGGGCGTTCCTGTGCGATTTCGCCGCTCGGCGGATAGTCCGGAGGAGACGCGCTATCTGACGTTCATCTACGCACCGCTCTACGATGGCGGGAACATCATCACAGGAATATTCTGCGAAGGGTTTGACGTCACAGAAACGTTTCGTGCGAGGAAGAGGAGCGCTGCCCTCGCCGAACTTGGCGACGTTGTGCGCCTGGTCGAAGACCCCGACGAGCTGGCTTATGCGGCGGCCGAAATCATTGGACGGGAACTGGATGTAAGCCGGGCGGGATATGGAACGATCGATCTCGCGAACGAGACCATCTCCATCGAACGCGACTGGAATGCCCCCGGGATCAAGAGCTTGGCCGGGGTGCTGCATTTTCGCGACTACGGCACGTATATCGATGATCTCAAGCGTGGCATCACTGTGGTCCTTGAGGACGCGGACAAAGATCCACGGACAAGCCGGAATCCAGAGGCTTTGAAGGCGATCAGCGCCCAGTCGCTGATCAACATGCCGGTCACCGAGCGCGGTGGCTTTGTGGCCCTGCTCTACCTCAATCACAACAGACCCCGATCCTGGTCGGAGGAAGAGATCGAATTCGTTCGCGAGATGGCGGAGCGAACGCGCACCGCAGTCGAACGGCGGCGCGCGCAAGCGGAGTTGAGGCAGAATGAAGGTCGCTTGCGCTTCCTCGACGGACTGGGGAAAGAAACATCGAGAAGTACTGACGCGGACGCAGTGCTTGAGATCACGACCAGAATGCTTGGCGAGCATCTCGGCGTCGCAATCTGTGCCTATGCCGACATGGAGCCTGACCAGGACCACTTTACGATTCGCGGAGATTGGCACCGACAAGGCTCTTCCAGCATCGTTGGCTACTACAGTCTCCGGGACTTTGGCGAACTTGCCGTTCTCCGGCTCCATCAGGGTTTGCCGCTGATCATCAATGACAATCGCGCCGAGCTTGCCCCAGAAGAAGCCGCAACGTTCCAGAATATTGGAATCGCTGCCACCATCTGCATGCCTCTGGTCAAAGAGGGGCGCCTGACTGCGCTGATGGCGATCCACGACAGCGCGCCACGGGTCTGGACGCAGAATGAGCTTGCACTTCTCACCGAAGTAACCGAGCGGTCGTGGGCGCATATAGAACGGGTCAGGTCGGATCAGGGCGCTGCCGAGACCGCGGAGCGCCTGAGCCTGGCTACCCAAGCGGCTGCAATCGGCATCTGGGACTACGACCCGGTCGCTGACCATTTGCGGTGGGACGCACAATGTCGCGCATTGTTCGGCATTACGTCGGCCGATGAGGTCTCGTATGAGGGCTCCTTCATCGCCGGCCTCCATCCAGACGACCGCATCCGGGCAGATGAGGCGGTCAGGCGGGCAATCGCTCCAGACAGTCTGGAGGGATTTAACATCGAGTACCGAACCATTGGCCTGGAGGACGGTATCGAGCGTTGGGTGGCGGCAAGCGGGCATGCCATTTTCGAAGCCAGCAAGGCCATTAGATTTATCGGCACTGTGATCGACATTTCCGATCGCAAGAAGGCCGAGCGACACCTCAAGATCATGAACGATACCGGAGCGGCGGTCGCTGCCGAACTCGATCTCGACAAAATCGTGCAAATCACCACCGATGCCGGCGTAGAACTTTCCGGAGCGCAGTTTGGAGCTTTCTTCTACAACGTGCTCGACGACCAGGGCGGCAGCTACATGCTCTACGCCCTGTCAGGTGCTCCACGTTCGGCCTTCCAAAATTACCCCATGCCACGCGCGACGGCGATGTTCGAACCGACCTTCCTTGGGACAGGCGTCGTTCGATCGGACGACATTCTCAAGGATCCACGGTACGGCAAGAACGCGCCGCGCAAGGGCATGCCGGAAGGCCATCTCCCGGTTCGCTCCTATCTGGCGGTGCCAGTCGTGTCGAACTCCGGCGAAGTTCTGGGCGGTTTGTTCTTCGGTCACGCGGAAACCGGCAAGTTTCGTCCTGAACATGAGAGTGCTCTCCTCGGCATCGCCGGCCATGCAGCAACGGCCATCGACAATGCCCGCCTCTTCCAGTCAAGCGAACGCGAATTGGCTGAAAGACGGCGCGCAGAGGCCGCACTGCAGACACTCAACGCTACGCTGGAACAACGCGTCATCGACGAAGTGGCGGAACGTTCTAAGACAGAGGAACAGCTGCGGCAGGTTCAAAAAATGGAGGCAGTCGGCCAGTTGACGGGGGGGATTGCGCACGACTTCAACAACATGCTTGCGGTCATTATCGGTGGACTCAATCTGCTTCAGCGCAAATTGACCAAGGGTGAGACAGACGTCGGCCGATTTGTCGAAGGCGCCATGGATGGGGCTCACCGTGCCGCCGCCCTTACCCAGCGGCTCTTGGCCTTTTCGCGACAGCAACCGCTCAAGCCGGAGCCCATCAACGCGAACCGCCTGGTCGGCGGGATGACCGATCTCTTGATGCGCACGCTCGGCGAGACGATCAAGGTGGAGACGGCTTTCGGTGCCGGCCTCTGGCAGGTCAAGGCCGATCCCAGTCAGCTGGAAAGCGCCTTGCTCAACCTGTCGGTCAACGCACGTGACGCCATGCCCAACGGCGGCAAGCTGACCATTGAGACGTCGAACGCCTATGTCGATGAGCGATACGCTCGTGAGTCCGCCATTGCGGCCGGACAATTCGTGCTAATCGCCGTGACCGATACCGGCACGGGCATGACCCCGGATGTTCTCGCCAAGGCCTTCGATCCCTTTTACACGACCAAGGGCGTTGGCAAGGGGACCGGACTTGGCCTCAGCCAGGTTTACGGTTTTGTCCGGCAATCGGGCGGCAACGTCAGAATATACTCCGAGCCCGGCGTCGGCACGACGATCAAGATCTATCTGCCACGGCATTATGGCAGCACCAACCAGGATACTCCCGAGCTCAAACCAAGGTCGATAGATGGCGGCCTGCCAAGCGAAATCGTCATGGTGGTTGAAGACGAGGATCGCGTCCGCGCCGTCTCAGCCGAAGCGTTGCGCGAACTTGGCTATACGGTCGTCGAAGCCATTGGTCCTAACGAAGCGATCAAGATGATTGAAGCCGGGCAGCAACTGTCCCTGCTATTCACCGACGTCGTTATGCCGGAAATGTCTGGACGCCAGTTGGCGGATATCTTGCGCAAGGACAACCCCAAGCTCAAGATCCTCTACACCACGGGCTACACGCGCAACGCCATCGTTCACAACGGCATCCTCGATCCTGGAACGCAGCTTTTACCGAAGCCTTTCAGCCTTGAAGATCTCGCCGAAAAGGTGAGGACGATTCTCGACGATCCTTCATAG
- a CDS encoding ribonuclease protein — protein MWEEFNKDRVLLVAAGATFYLLLALFPALAAFISIYGFVADPVSVADHVAYLGGLLPSGGLDLIRGQLQALAKQKPGALGIGFFVGLGIALWSSNSGMKALFDAMNIAYEEREKRSFVTLNLMSILFTVGALLIGIVLLLTVGVVPALLGYFYLDAWTETLVAVSRWPILVGAMLTGISLLYRFGPSRERAKWRWLSWGALIATVAWIAASWLFSFYLQHFANYNATYGSLGAVVGLMMWTWISVIILIAGAAINAEMEHQTAVDSTTGPPLPMGKRGAVVADTLGKTAD, from the coding sequence TTGTGGGAGGAATTCAACAAGGACCGGGTTCTGCTCGTCGCCGCCGGTGCCACTTTCTACCTGTTGTTGGCACTGTTTCCAGCGCTGGCCGCGTTCATTTCGATCTACGGCTTTGTCGCCGACCCGGTTTCGGTTGCCGACCATGTCGCCTATCTCGGCGGATTGCTGCCATCGGGTGGGTTGGACCTCATTCGCGGCCAGTTGCAAGCTTTGGCCAAGCAGAAACCAGGGGCGCTCGGCATAGGTTTTTTCGTCGGGCTTGGTATCGCACTTTGGAGTTCCAACAGTGGTATGAAGGCACTGTTTGATGCCATGAACATTGCCTATGAGGAACGCGAAAAACGTAGCTTCGTCACGCTCAACCTCATGTCGATCCTGTTCACGGTTGGAGCGCTGCTGATTGGCATCGTGCTGTTGCTCACGGTGGGCGTCGTTCCAGCACTTTTGGGCTATTTCTATCTTGATGCGTGGACGGAAACCCTTGTCGCTGTATCTCGGTGGCCGATCCTTGTCGGTGCGATGCTGACCGGAATTTCCTTGCTCTATCGCTTCGGACCGAGCCGCGAGCGCGCCAAGTGGCGCTGGCTGAGTTGGGGAGCATTGATTGCGACGGTGGCATGGATCGCAGCATCTTGGCTGTTCTCGTTCTATCTGCAGCATTTCGCCAACTACAACGCCACCTACGGGTCGCTAGGGGCTGTTGTCGGTTTGATGATGTGGACATGGATTTCCGTCATCATTCTCATTGCTGGCGCAGCCATCAATGCCGAGATGGAGCATCAGACAGCCGTGGACTCGACCACAGGCCCTCCCCTGCCCATGGGCAAGCGAGGTGCTGTGGTAGCGGACACGTTGGGCAAAACCGCAGACTGA
- a CDS encoding protein YciF gives MATTKPATTKGLGELFRDTLKDIYFAEKKILSTLPKMAKAAQSPELKAAFEKHHGETQEHVARLEEIFEILGMKPQAKTCAAIMGITEEGAEIIEEYKGSPALDAGLLAAAQAVEHYEISRYGTLRTWASELGLTAAVQLLDLTLAEEKKTDVALTEIAESAVNVAAEAA, from the coding sequence ATGGCGACCACAAAACCGGCCACGACCAAGGGTCTAGGCGAACTGTTCCGAGATACGCTCAAGGACATCTATTTCGCCGAGAAAAAAATCCTCTCGACATTGCCGAAGATGGCTAAGGCCGCGCAGAGCCCCGAGCTGAAGGCGGCGTTCGAAAAGCATCACGGCGAAACGCAGGAGCATGTGGCGAGGCTCGAAGAAATCTTCGAGATTCTCGGTATGAAGCCCCAGGCCAAGACCTGCGCTGCCATCATGGGTATTACCGAGGAAGGCGCTGAGATTATCGAGGAGTACAAGGGCAGCCCTGCCCTGGATGCTGGTCTCCTTGCCGCTGCGCAGGCAGTCGAACACTACGAGATTTCTCGCTACGGCACCCTGCGCACCTGGGCGTCGGAACTCGGATTGACTGCGGCGGTCCAGCTGTTGGACCTCACGCTCGCCGAAGAGAAGAAGACGGACGTCGCCCTTACCGAGATCGCGGAGTCGGCGGTCAACGTCGCCGCAGAAGCGGCGTAG
- a CDS encoding PRC-barrel domain-containing protein, translated as MDHTNHVRLASSELTPEILDGATIYGADNEKVGTVSHQHGSQIVIDVGGFLGIGAKPVAVSANQLDFMRDEEGDVHAVTTWTKDQLEDMPEHQD; from the coding sequence ATGGACCACACCAATCATGTAAGGCTTGCCAGCAGTGAACTGACTCCAGAGATTCTTGACGGCGCGACCATCTATGGCGCTGACAACGAAAAGGTCGGCACCGTTTCTCATCAGCACGGCAGCCAGATTGTCATTGACGTAGGTGGCTTTCTCGGCATCGGCGCCAAGCCGGTGGCGGTTTCGGCCAACCAACTCGATTTCATGCGCGATGAAGAAGGTGATGTTCATGCCGTTACCACCTGGACCAAGGACCAGCTCGAAGACATGCCAGAGCACCAAGATTGA
- a CDS encoding phopholipase D-family protein, which translates to MDISITQTSADKIKGKSGLLLISDNYDAFAARVLAARGAAHTLDLMYYLWHDDHTGRLLLHEVVRAAQRGVRVRMLLDDVNPRKSDAAYLALSNHPNIELKLFNPSGIRARGLMRGAEVLLRLFALTRRMHNKAWIADDNIAIVGGRNVGDAYFDAAETNFRDLDMLLLGPAVQQTAQIFQTFWVCQDAKPIAELGAAAPGSHAPYFEGSEEKTESTLLSGIRDKGSIAEFIAASSNVHWVERVRVISDPPEKVRGWRPRGWLMKELLPIIQSARKRVEIVSPYFIPGKKGSKILGDLVDDGVQVAVLTNSLAATDVAAVHGAYANYRKRLLRMGVQLFELQPFSRQPKISVFGSKGASLHTKAFSVDNRIGFVGSFNFDPRSVSLNSEMGVLFEDENLVAELRHRFKSEIAPEASYRLELKNEVLRWHGSDEGRLQTYTREPEAAWFRRILAALVRHLPIESQL; encoded by the coding sequence ATGGACATCTCGATCACGCAAACATCGGCCGATAAAATCAAAGGTAAGAGCGGCCTGCTGCTGATTTCAGACAATTACGATGCGTTCGCCGCGCGTGTTTTGGCGGCAAGGGGCGCGGCTCACACTCTCGATCTCATGTATTATCTCTGGCATGACGACCACACGGGGCGCTTGCTTTTGCACGAAGTTGTCCGCGCGGCCCAGCGAGGCGTGCGGGTCAGAATGCTGCTCGACGACGTCAATCCGCGCAAGAGCGATGCTGCCTATTTGGCCCTGAGCAACCATCCAAACATCGAACTCAAATTGTTCAACCCGAGCGGCATCAGAGCGCGGGGCCTCATGCGCGGCGCGGAAGTCCTCTTGCGGCTTTTTGCATTGACAAGGCGGATGCACAACAAGGCGTGGATTGCCGACGACAACATCGCCATTGTCGGTGGGCGCAATGTCGGCGATGCGTATTTTGACGCGGCGGAGACGAATTTCCGTGACCTCGACATGCTGCTTCTCGGTCCCGCCGTCCAGCAAACCGCACAGATCTTCCAAACTTTCTGGGTATGCCAGGACGCGAAGCCAATAGCTGAACTCGGTGCAGCCGCTCCAGGCTCGCATGCCCCTTATTTCGAGGGAAGCGAGGAGAAAACCGAGTCGACGCTTCTGAGCGGGATCAGGGACAAGGGCTCCATCGCCGAGTTCATAGCGGCGAGCAGCAACGTACATTGGGTCGAGCGCGTACGCGTGATCTCCGACCCTCCGGAAAAGGTCCGAGGCTGGAGACCGCGCGGTTGGCTGATGAAGGAGTTGCTCCCAATCATTCAATCGGCGCGCAAGCGTGTGGAAATCGTGTCCCCGTATTTTATCCCCGGCAAGAAGGGATCAAAAATCCTCGGCGACCTCGTCGACGACGGGGTGCAGGTCGCTGTGTTGACCAACTCCTTGGCCGCGACCGATGTCGCCGCGGTCCACGGGGCATACGCCAACTATCGCAAGCGCTTGCTGAGAATGGGCGTGCAGCTTTTCGAACTCCAACCCTTTAGCCGGCAGCCCAAGATTTCCGTATTTGGATCCAAGGGTGCCAGCCTGCACACCAAAGCGTTCAGCGTCGACAACAGGATTGGTTTCGTCGGATCTTTTAACTTCGATCCGCGGTCCGTATCCCTGAATTCGGAAATGGGAGTGCTTTTTGAAGACGAGAATCTGGTCGCGGAACTGCGGCATAGGTTCAAATCGGAGATAGCGCCGGAAGCGAGCTACCGGCTCGAATTGAAGAACGAGGTTCTTCGCTGGCATGGCAGCGATGAAGGCAGACTGCAAACCTATACTCGCGAACCCGAGGCAGCATGGTTCCGCCGCATACTGGCCGCCCTGGTCAGGCACCTCCCCATCGAATCTCAGCTTTAG
- a CDS encoding 3',5'-cyclic-nucleotide phosphodiesterase CpdA-like protein has translation MKTLVHLSDLHFGRTESQLVVAIAAEVLAVDSDLLVVSGDLTQRARKDEFLQARAFLDSLPGPRIVVPGNHDVPLWNVFARAVTPLSRYRRYIEADTDPFYADSEVAVVGINTARSLTIKDGRINVRQLEAATEKFAHMSDDVTRIVVTHHPFEGLDLENDDGIVGRADLAMDAFSRNGVDVILSGHQHLHRAGSSARRYLIDGYAALLVQAGTAVSSRVRQAANSFNIIRIDHPRISIECRAWQSLQSGFETSASYSFRQGSGGWEPA, from the coding sequence GTGAAAACCCTCGTGCACCTTTCGGATTTGCACTTCGGAAGAACAGAGAGCCAGCTTGTGGTAGCGATCGCGGCCGAGGTTCTTGCAGTCGACTCTGATCTGCTCGTCGTGTCGGGGGATCTTACGCAGCGCGCTCGGAAAGACGAATTCCTGCAGGCGCGCGCCTTTCTCGATTCCCTCCCTGGCCCCCGCATCGTAGTGCCAGGCAATCACGACGTGCCGCTATGGAATGTCTTCGCGCGTGCGGTGACGCCCCTGTCGCGTTACAGGCGCTACATCGAGGCGGACACGGACCCGTTCTACGCCGATAGCGAAGTCGCTGTGGTTGGGATCAACACAGCACGATCCCTGACAATCAAGGACGGCAGGATCAACGTCCGTCAACTCGAGGCGGCGACGGAAAAATTCGCACATATGTCCGATGACGTTACCCGGATAGTGGTCACGCATCATCCTTTCGAAGGGCTAGACCTGGAAAACGACGACGGCATCGTGGGCCGCGCCGATCTGGCAATGGATGCCTTCTCGCGCAACGGCGTAGACGTCATATTGTCTGGGCACCAGCATCTTCACCGCGCTGGTTCGAGCGCACGGCGCTACCTCATCGACGGCTATGCGGCACTGCTTGTTCAAGCGGGGACGGCGGTTTCTTCGCGGGTTCGACAAGCTGCAAATTCGTTTAACATCATTCGCATCGACCACCCGAGGATCTCTATCGAATGTCGGGCATGGCAGTCTTTGCAGTCCGGGTTCGAAACCTCAGCCAGTTATTCCTTTCGGCAAGGTTCAGGCGGATGGGAACCCGCTTGA
- a CDS encoding circadian oscillation regulator KaiC-like protein, translated as MEGLDYVLRGGYAKFRSHLVEGRPGSGKTTLGLQFLIKGAADGEKCLYITLSESKRELHSVAERHGFSLDGIEILELVPPELSLDPSQLQTLVHSSDLELGETVQSALAEIERMKPDRVVFDSLSEIRLLSQGSLRYRRQVLALKSFFLLNNATVLLLDDLTAEHDDLNLHSISHGVIRMEQLSPIYGGERRRLRIIKMRGVQIRGGFHDFVIRPGGVMVFPRLVASEHEMAEHGTPAIGNGSVDTLVGGGLDRGTSTLLIGPSGVGKSTIACSYCHAALKRGEHVLVLLFDETKRIFLARASGLGMDLGPFADNGSLLLEQVDPAELSPGELSSRIQSAVERSNARIVVIDSLTGYLNAMSEEQHLVLQMHEILTYLNQKGVVTILLLANHGLIGQMSASVDMTYLCDSVMLLRFFESGGRLRRAISVVKKRVGPHEDTIREFKISATGLAVGEPLEEFRGILTGVPTYEGKQGNLLQDKAS; from the coding sequence GTGGAAGGCCTCGACTATGTCCTGCGAGGCGGATACGCAAAATTCCGTTCACATCTTGTAGAGGGCAGGCCTGGTTCAGGTAAGACCACACTTGGTCTGCAGTTTCTGATTAAAGGTGCGGCTGATGGCGAGAAATGCCTCTATATAACGCTGTCCGAGAGCAAGCGTGAACTGCACTCGGTCGCGGAACGGCATGGATTTTCTCTTGACGGGATCGAAATCCTCGAGCTGGTGCCACCGGAGTTGAGCCTCGACCCATCGCAGTTACAGACTCTGGTTCATTCGTCCGATCTGGAGCTCGGTGAGACCGTGCAGTCGGCGCTCGCCGAGATCGAGCGCATGAAGCCAGATCGCGTGGTGTTCGATTCCCTGTCGGAAATTCGCCTCTTGTCGCAGGGCTCGTTACGCTATCGGCGGCAGGTCCTGGCTTTGAAAAGCTTCTTCCTGCTCAACAATGCGACCGTGCTTCTGCTTGACGATCTCACCGCTGAACATGACGATCTAAACCTGCATTCGATCAGTCATGGCGTCATCCGGATGGAACAGCTTTCGCCGATCTATGGCGGAGAGCGCCGGCGGCTGCGCATCATCAAAATGCGCGGCGTTCAAATTCGCGGCGGCTTCCACGACTTCGTCATTCGACCGGGCGGCGTGATGGTGTTTCCGCGCTTGGTTGCCTCCGAACACGAGATGGCCGAGCATGGAACGCCGGCAATCGGTAATGGATCTGTCGACACGCTTGTGGGTGGCGGGCTGGACCGCGGCACCAGCACTCTCCTGATTGGACCTTCTGGTGTCGGCAAGTCGACCATCGCATGCAGCTATTGCCATGCGGCTCTCAAGCGCGGCGAACATGTGCTGGTGCTTTTGTTTGATGAAACCAAGCGGATTTTCCTGGCGCGCGCGTCTGGCCTCGGCATGGATCTGGGGCCATTCGCCGACAATGGAAGCTTGCTGCTGGAACAGGTGGATCCTGCAGAATTGTCGCCTGGTGAATTGTCGTCGCGCATCCAGTCTGCTGTGGAGCGCTCGAATGCAAGGATCGTCGTCATCGACAGCCTGACTGGGTATCTCAATGCCATGTCGGAGGAGCAGCATCTTGTGCTGCAGATGCACGAGATCCTGACATATCTCAATCAAAAGGGCGTTGTGACGATCCTGCTGTTGGCCAATCATGGGCTGATCGGGCAAATGTCAGCCTCCGTCGACATGACTTATCTCTGCGATTCCGTAATGCTCCTGCGCTTCTTCGAAAGTGGCGGCCGTCTGAGACGGGCTATTTCCGTGGTCAAGAAACGCGTCGGGCCGCATGAGGACACCATTCGCGAATTCAAGATAAGCGCAACCGGCCTGGCCGTCGGTGAACCATTGGAGGAATTCCGGGGGATACTAACTGGCGTGCCAACCTACGAGGGTAAGCAAGGCAACCTGCTGCAAGACAAGGCATCATGA
- a CDS encoding sensory transduction histidine kinase: MMPSDRSVLVLAPVGRDAKVASAILTENGIKSHICSTLDEAVPLLDQAQCFLVTEEALISSDRNQFASWLNHQPAWSDFPIVLLTMRGTEIDKRLAFLDRYLIVLERPFLASSLANSVRSALRARARQLEVKSYIEQKQEVADRQKLLIRELHHRVKNTLANVRAMMGATAKSSGSVDDFVRDFSARIVSLADTHSMLTDDYWQMASLHKLLESELRHYDTTDKSRVTLEGPNVALVADIAIPIGMAFHELASNSSKYGALSRPTGRLEVRWSVSKSQDERMLNLDWLEKGGPKVEQPRRRGFGTTLLEKVVAVQCQAEVELNYHPDGLRFAMALPLRDTRLVPAY; the protein is encoded by the coding sequence ATGATGCCTTCAGACCGCAGCGTGCTCGTATTGGCACCAGTCGGGCGCGACGCGAAGGTCGCGTCGGCAATCCTCACGGAAAACGGCATCAAGTCCCACATCTGCTCCACGCTCGACGAAGCAGTTCCGCTGTTGGACCAAGCCCAGTGCTTTTTGGTTACCGAAGAAGCCTTGATCAGCTCTGATCGAAATCAGTTTGCATCCTGGCTCAATCATCAACCGGCGTGGTCCGATTTTCCGATCGTGTTGCTGACGATGCGGGGAACGGAGATCGACAAACGCCTCGCCTTTCTGGACCGCTATCTGATCGTTCTCGAGAGACCATTCCTGGCGTCGAGCCTGGCAAATTCTGTGCGCTCGGCCCTGCGTGCCCGCGCCCGTCAGCTTGAGGTCAAGTCATACATTGAACAGAAGCAAGAGGTCGCGGACCGGCAGAAACTGCTGATCAGGGAGCTGCATCATCGCGTCAAAAATACGCTGGCGAATGTCCGAGCGATGATGGGTGCGACCGCCAAATCAAGTGGCAGCGTGGATGATTTCGTGCGCGATTTCTCCGCCAGAATAGTCTCTCTCGCCGACACGCACTCGATGCTCACCGATGACTATTGGCAGATGGCTTCGTTGCACAAGTTGCTGGAATCGGAACTGCGCCACTACGATACGACCGACAAGTCGCGTGTGACGCTCGAAGGGCCGAACGTCGCGCTGGTCGCCGATATCGCGATCCCGATCGGGATGGCCTTTCATGAACTCGCGTCCAACTCATCGAAATACGGGGCGTTGTCCCGCCCCACCGGGCGTCTCGAAGTCCGGTGGTCGGTGAGCAAGTCGCAAGACGAGCGAATGCTCAATCTGGATTGGCTTGAAAAGGGCGGGCCGAAGGTTGAGCAGCCAAGACGGCGCGGTTTCGGTACGACGTTGCTGGAGAAAGTCGTCGCTGTGCAGTGCCAAGCCGAGGTCGAGTTGAACTATCATCCTGATGGTCTGCGGTTCGCAATGGCCTTGCCACTACGCGACACGAGGCTGGTCCCGGCCTACTGA